A region of Flavobacterium album DNA encodes the following proteins:
- the glgA gene encoding glycogen synthase yields the protein MKIALFTNEFPPNIYGGAGVHIDFLSRELARLADVEVRCFGNQEEHKDAMNVIGIQPSLNQMVDPNNPHIKMFQNLSRNVEMSQHTLQADVIHCHTWYTHLAGIYSRELLQVPLILTTHSLETHRPWKIEQLGNGYFLSRWIERQAYNAADGVIAVSEQMKEDVVEAYGIEPKKVTVIHNGIDPDFYQPTFDNSVLQEYGIDPNVPFVLFVGRITRQKGISQLIEAAHYFNKNCQVVLCAGAPDTPEIAKETEGLINTLKAQRDGIILISEMLPRDKVRVLYSHARVFACPSLYEPFGIINLEALSCGTPVVGSAVGGIPEILTGGETGYLIPLESVSRTDLNPKDPQAFQKAFAEKINLLLDDEGLAEQMGKAGRQRVLEKFSWESIAKTTYNYYQEVISRFEKEKA from the coding sequence ATGAAAATTGCCCTTTTTACCAACGAATTTCCCCCGAATATCTACGGCGGGGCCGGTGTGCATATCGATTTTTTAAGCCGGGAGCTGGCAAGGCTGGCCGATGTGGAGGTACGATGCTTCGGGAACCAGGAGGAGCATAAAGATGCAATGAACGTTATCGGGATTCAGCCGTCCCTGAATCAAATGGTGGATCCGAATAATCCCCACATAAAAATGTTCCAGAACCTGAGCAGGAATGTGGAAATGTCCCAGCATACTTTGCAAGCCGATGTTATTCACTGCCACACCTGGTATACCCATCTCGCGGGCATTTATTCGAGGGAGTTGCTGCAGGTGCCGCTGATCCTAACTACGCACAGCCTGGAGACCCATCGCCCGTGGAAAATAGAGCAATTGGGTAACGGTTATTTTTTATCCCGGTGGATAGAGCGGCAGGCTTATAACGCAGCCGATGGTGTAATTGCCGTTAGTGAGCAGATGAAGGAAGATGTAGTAGAAGCCTATGGTATCGAACCAAAGAAAGTGACCGTTATCCATAATGGCATCGACCCGGACTTTTACCAGCCGACTTTTGACAATAGCGTATTACAGGAATACGGCATCGATCCAAACGTGCCTTTTGTGCTTTTCGTAGGACGGATTACGAGGCAGAAAGGCATATCACAACTGATAGAGGCAGCTCATTATTTCAATAAAAACTGCCAGGTCGTGCTTTGTGCCGGTGCTCCCGATACGCCCGAAATTGCGAAAGAGACCGAAGGCCTTATCAATACGCTGAAAGCACAGCGGGATGGCATTATCCTTATATCCGAAATGCTGCCACGTGATAAAGTCAGGGTCCTGTACAGCCATGCACGGGTATTTGCGTGCCCGTCGCTATATGAGCCATTCGGCATTATCAACCTTGAGGCATTGTCCTGTGGGACCCCGGTTGTGGGAAGCGCAGTTGGCGGTATCCCTGAGATCCTTACCGGAGGCGAAACCGGCTACCTGATCCCATTGGAAAGCGTATCGCGCACTGATCTTAACCCGAAAGACCCGCAGGCATTCCAGAAGGCATTCGCCGAAAAGATCAATCTGCTACTGGATGACGAAGGCCTCGCTGAACAAATGGGCAAAGCGGGCCGCCAAAGGGTACTGGAAAAGTTCAGTTGGGAGTCTATCGCAAAAACTACGTATAATTATTATCAGGAGGTTATATCCCGGTTCGAAAAAGAAAAAGCATAA
- a CDS encoding TonB-dependent receptor, translated as MHKFITKKLLLCFILLTAAAGWSQERGRITGTISVSDNSAAENISIALKGTSHGTYTNAEGKFEIKNIKPGTYTLRISAIGITAVEEQVTVTAGETITKNITLTESREQLDEVVIDGRNNRYKKKESATVSRMPLKSLENSQVYNVVTKELMADQLVTNQDDALKNVVGLYQLWGATGRAGDGGSYFASRGFVTQALVRNGIAGTVIANNDAANIETIEAIKGPSATLFGSVLTSYGGLINRVTKKPYETFGGEVTYQTGSFGFNRGTVDINTPLNYDKTALFRLNAATTATETFQDYGMSKSTFVAPSFTYKFSDRLTATIEGEFFNQDATGLHLIYLDYMHTPSSLGFNSAADLNLDFKRSLVGGNFITETRSRNIFGTVTYKISDSWTSQSVISSANNQANGPGFWFYLRPNNKVSRNAWGFGGSSNAIEFQQNFTGDFTIGSMRNRIVIGGDLYQTKGYTDITYLPGGGWEFDEIDYSGAIPNYNAFNPRNIQNQLDSSNSVFHSTTNLSTHSLYVSDVLNITQKLLVSAGLRFDNFENRGNYDAASNTTSGAFSQNAFSPKFGLVYQVVQDQVAVFANYQNSFKNVVNSNAGSSAPGINTNTFKPEHANQFEAGVKLDGFNNKLGANISYYNIKVDNIVRADPSVPNSSIQDGSQESSGFEAEITASPVKGLNILVGYAYNDSKYTKSDAGINGLRPTTAGPRNLANFWISYKLPATVIEGMGIGFGGNYASESAIYNSNTFDGDGNVNGSEKFVLPSYTVLNASLFYDKPKYRIALKANNITDELYFNGYTTINVQAPRNFMGSLTYKF; from the coding sequence ATGCACAAATTCATTACCAAAAAGCTTTTGCTTTGTTTCATACTTTTAACGGCTGCCGCGGGATGGTCCCAGGAGCGCGGCAGGATAACCGGTACAATATCGGTCAGCGACAACTCTGCTGCAGAAAATATATCCATTGCACTCAAAGGCACCTCACATGGTACTTATACCAATGCGGAAGGCAAGTTTGAGATTAAAAACATAAAGCCCGGCACGTATACACTCCGTATCTCAGCTATAGGCATTACAGCCGTAGAAGAGCAGGTAACTGTAACGGCAGGCGAAACAATTACCAAAAACATTACATTAACCGAAAGCCGTGAGCAGTTAGACGAAGTAGTGATCGATGGACGGAATAACCGTTACAAAAAGAAAGAAAGTGCAACCGTATCGCGTATGCCTTTGAAGTCATTAGAAAATTCGCAGGTATATAATGTGGTTACCAAAGAACTTATGGCCGACCAGCTGGTTACCAACCAGGACGACGCACTTAAAAATGTTGTAGGCCTCTACCAGCTTTGGGGCGCTACAGGGCGTGCCGGCGATGGTGGGTCGTATTTTGCCTCAAGGGGTTTTGTTACCCAGGCATTAGTGCGCAACGGTATTGCCGGAACCGTTATTGCCAACAACGATGCGGCAAACATTGAAACCATCGAAGCGATAAAAGGCCCTTCAGCCACGCTATTCGGGAGCGTACTTACTTCTTACGGCGGGCTTATAAACCGCGTAACAAAGAAACCTTATGAGACATTTGGCGGCGAGGTAACGTACCAGACAGGGAGCTTTGGCTTTAACCGTGGTACGGTAGACATCAACACTCCTCTTAATTATGACAAAACCGCATTGTTCAGGCTAAACGCTGCTACAACCGCAACCGAAACGTTCCAGGACTACGGGATGAGCAAAAGCACCTTTGTAGCGCCGTCGTTCACCTACAAATTCAGCGACAGGCTTACAGCAACCATCGAGGGTGAATTTTTCAACCAGGACGCTACAGGGCTCCACCTTATCTACCTGGACTATATGCACACGCCTTCCAGCCTTGGCTTCAACAGCGCTGCCGACTTAAATCTTGATTTCAAACGTTCCCTTGTTGGCGGCAACTTCATTACCGAAACAAGGAGCCGCAATATTTTTGGAACCGTTACCTACAAAATATCCGATAGCTGGACATCGCAGTCGGTAATTTCTTCAGCAAATAACCAAGCTAACGGTCCCGGGTTTTGGTTCTACCTGCGCCCAAATAATAAGGTTTCCCGTAACGCATGGGGCTTTGGCGGCTCATCGAATGCTATTGAGTTCCAGCAAAACTTTACCGGTGACTTTACTATCGGCAGCATGAGGAACCGCATTGTGATAGGCGGCGACCTTTACCAGACTAAAGGCTATACAGACATTACCTACCTGCCCGGCGGCGGATGGGAATTTGATGAGATAGATTATTCGGGTGCAATACCTAATTACAATGCCTTTAACCCAAGGAACATACAAAACCAATTGGATAGCTCCAACAGCGTTTTTCATAGCACTACCAACCTTAGTACGCACAGCCTTTATGTAAGCGATGTATTGAACATCACACAAAAATTGCTTGTTTCGGCAGGCTTACGTTTCGATAACTTTGAAAACAGGGGCAATTATGATGCTGCAAGCAACACAACTTCCGGCGCATTTTCCCAGAATGCATTCTCACCAAAGTTTGGTCTGGTGTACCAGGTAGTGCAAGACCAGGTGGCGGTATTTGCCAATTACCAGAACAGCTTTAAAAATGTTGTAAACAGCAACGCAGGCAGCTCTGCACCCGGTATTAACACCAATACCTTTAAGCCGGAGCACGCCAACCAGTTTGAAGCGGGTGTAAAGCTTGATGGCTTCAATAATAAGCTTGGCGCCAACATCAGCTATTATAACATTAAAGTAGACAATATCGTAAGGGCCGACCCATCGGTGCCTAACTCCTCCATACAGGACGGGTCCCAGGAGAGCAGTGGGTTTGAAGCAGAAATCACCGCATCGCCGGTAAAAGGCCTGAACATTTTAGTCGGCTATGCTTATAACGACAGCAAATACACCAAATCTGACGCGGGCATCAACGGCCTTCGCCCAACAACAGCAGGCCCGCGGAACCTGGCTAACTTCTGGATAAGCTATAAGCTGCCTGCAACTGTTATCGAAGGGATGGGTATTGGCTTCGGCGGTAACTATGCCAGCGAAAGCGCTATTTACAATAGCAATACCTTTGACGGTGACGGAAATGTAAACGGTTCTGAAAAATTTGTGCTGCCTTCCTATACTGTATTGAATGCTTCGCTGTTTTACGACAAGCCAAAATACAGGATAGCGCTTAAAGCCAACAATATTACCGATGAGCTGTACTTTAACGGTTATACTACCATCAACGTGCAGGCGCCGCGCAACTTTATGGGCAGCCTTACTTATAAGTTTTAA
- a CDS encoding PepSY-associated TM helix domain-containing protein, whose amino-acid sequence MGFKKKIRFIHKWLGLTSGLIVFIVSITGCIFCFHDEIKDMTRDWRTVPVEAKPYIAPSVLQKKARELYPDVVQSMVIYGGEARPAFVYGVKDEDGYFIYFNPYSGKFLHAENLEEDFFHIVEHIHLYLLLPPEIGKHIVGVATIIFIFLLITGIIQWWPKKRKHLKDRLLVKWSAKWRRVNYDWHNISGFYIALVALVIAATGLTFTYEWMGDAMYYGGNLGRDFPEERAEPVIDTTLSQKDPHAVMDKAFGQTLKLAPTKGMYFIWDRGPKATMLAGSYPNALEYHHQSNLYFHPATGVLVKQQMYGDKSPGMKLKEMNYGLHTGQYFGLTGKIIAFIASLVAAALPVTGFVIWWGRRNKKGGNQKTKKAVS is encoded by the coding sequence ATGGGATTTAAAAAGAAAATACGCTTTATACACAAATGGCTCGGGCTCACCTCCGGGCTCATTGTGTTTATAGTCAGTATTACGGGCTGTATCTTTTGCTTTCATGATGAGATAAAAGACATGACCCGCGACTGGCGCACCGTTCCCGTTGAGGCAAAACCTTACATCGCTCCATCGGTACTGCAAAAAAAGGCACGGGAACTGTATCCTGACGTAGTGCAGTCGATGGTTATTTATGGTGGTGAGGCACGGCCCGCTTTTGTATATGGCGTAAAGGACGAAGACGGGTATTTTATTTATTTCAATCCCTATTCCGGTAAATTCCTGCATGCTGAAAACCTTGAGGAGGACTTTTTCCACATTGTAGAGCATATACATCTCTACCTGCTGCTGCCGCCGGAAATTGGCAAACATATAGTGGGAGTGGCAACCATCATTTTTATATTCCTGCTCATAACGGGCATCATACAATGGTGGCCAAAGAAGAGGAAGCATTTGAAGGACAGGCTTCTGGTAAAATGGAGTGCGAAATGGCGCCGGGTGAATTACGACTGGCACAACATTTCGGGCTTTTACATTGCTTTGGTGGCACTTGTGATAGCCGCAACGGGGCTGACATTTACTTATGAATGGATGGGCGACGCAATGTATTATGGAGGCAACCTGGGCCGGGATTTTCCCGAAGAGCGCGCCGAGCCGGTTATTGATACAACGCTTTCGCAGAAAGACCCGCACGCAGTAATGGATAAAGCCTTCGGACAAACCCTGAAGCTGGCTCCTACAAAGGGGATGTATTTTATATGGGACCGTGGCCCGAAAGCAACGATGCTGGCCGGCTCATACCCCAATGCGCTGGAATACCACCACCAGTCGAACCTTTACTTCCATCCGGCAACGGGAGTACTGGTTAAACAGCAAATGTATGGTGACAAAAGCCCCGGAATGAAGCTGAAGGAAATGAATTACGGCCTGCATACCGGGCAATACTTTGGCCTTACAGGAAAAATCATTGCTTTTATAGCAAGCCTTGTTGCGGCAGCGCTGCCGGTTACCGGGTTTGTTATCTGGTGGGGGCGAAGAAATAAAAAGGGAGGGAACCAAAAAACAAAAAAGGCTGTGAGTTGA
- a CDS encoding toxin-antitoxin system YwqK family antitoxin encodes MKKIIIAVMLLSAGVLSAQNVKPKHEIQDQMVKSTYYYDNGQVKQEGFYKNGKLHGNWTAYNEDGTKQSMGEYNNGMKTGKWLFWTGSVLNEVDYADSRIAEVKKWSKDAIVSNK; translated from the coding sequence ATGAAAAAGATTATTATTGCCGTGATGCTGTTATCAGCAGGTGTGTTATCCGCCCAAAATGTAAAGCCTAAGCACGAGATACAGGACCAGATGGTAAAATCTACCTACTACTATGATAACGGACAGGTAAAGCAGGAGGGTTTTTATAAAAATGGCAAACTGCACGGCAACTGGACAGCATATAACGAAGACGGCACCAAGCAGTCTATGGGAGAATATAACAATGGCATGAAAACCGGTAAATGGCTTTTCTGGACCGGATCGGTACTAAACGAGGTAGATTATGCAGACAGCAGGATCGCCGAAGTAAAGAAATGGTCTAAAGATGCTATTGTTTCGAATAAATAA
- a CDS encoding TlpA family protein disulfide reductase, with protein sequence MKKNVSILFLLLCVGVFAQGEMKFSAKVENRRNDSLVIKSQAGVVKVLKSDAKGNFKSVTFAVKPDFYQITDGAGVAVLYLREGIDLNMKMDAKNVIETVAFTGKGEKENNLLATFNRNNKAFGLKAETVKDPLVLNKLIDELLAGMEKQLEDPTLDKGFQSIISQQVKAQRQQVAGEIEKAGKTAKMVGQPSPSFAYENHKGGITKLEDLKGKYVYIDVWATWCGPCRAEIPHLQKVEEDYHGKKIAFVSISIDEMKNHDKWKKMVDEKQMGGIQLFADNNWGSAFVQAFGINSIPRFLLIDPDGNVLSADAPRPSNPALRAEFDKLLK encoded by the coding sequence ATGAAAAAGAACGTGTCTATCCTTTTCCTGTTACTGTGTGTTGGTGTCTTTGCGCAGGGAGAAATGAAATTTTCGGCCAAAGTAGAGAACCGCAGGAACGACTCCCTTGTTATAAAGTCGCAGGCGGGTGTTGTAAAGGTACTGAAGTCGGATGCCAAAGGCAATTTTAAAAGCGTGACGTTTGCCGTAAAGCCCGACTTTTACCAGATAACCGACGGAGCAGGTGTTGCGGTGCTGTACCTCAGGGAAGGTATCGACCTGAACATGAAAATGGACGCTAAAAATGTTATAGAAACGGTAGCATTTACCGGTAAAGGTGAAAAAGAGAATAATTTGCTTGCCACCTTTAACCGCAATAATAAAGCTTTTGGCTTAAAAGCCGAAACGGTTAAAGACCCTTTGGTTCTCAATAAACTTATCGACGAATTGCTGGCCGGCATGGAGAAGCAGCTGGAAGACCCGACCCTTGATAAAGGATTCCAGTCGATTATAAGCCAGCAGGTAAAAGCACAGCGCCAGCAAGTGGCCGGTGAGATAGAGAAAGCCGGTAAAACAGCAAAAATGGTGGGCCAGCCATCACCGTCATTCGCCTATGAGAACCATAAAGGCGGCATTACCAAACTGGAAGACCTGAAAGGCAAATATGTATACATCGATGTATGGGCTACCTGGTGCGGGCCTTGCCGTGCAGAAATTCCGCACCTGCAAAAAGTAGAGGAAGACTACCACGGAAAGAAAATAGCGTTTGTGAGCATCTCTATCGATGAGATGAAAAACCATGATAAATGGAAGAAAATGGTAGATGAGAAACAGATGGGCGGCATCCAGCTTTTTGCCGATAATAACTGGGGCTCAGCCTTTGTGCAGGCCTTCGGTATCAACTCTATACCGCGCTTTTTGCTTATAGATCCTGATGGGAACGTACTTAGTGCCGATGCGCCAAGGCCATCCAACCCGGCATTGCGCGCAGAATTTGATAAATTGCTGAAATAG
- a CDS encoding TlpA family protein disulfide reductase has product MKKTFLLFLFASACAFAQDQVKFAAKIQNRNSDTLHIQSRTLNKLLVSDANGNFKDAFAVQPGFYQLFDGSEVATIYLKNGYDLAMTMNAKMFDETISFKGNGEKENNYIAKKFMDIEAMEEKLATAKDNAAITKIVDETFKKLESGLADKSLDENFRTLMTKQLAAEKTNSMEAAVKMQKLQAMKGKPSPQFAYENHKGGTTKLADLKGKYVYIDVWATWCGPCRQEIPFLQKIEEEYHGKKIEFVSLSIDTKKDYEKWRKMVTDKSLGGIQLIADKDWSSEFVKAYGIDSIPRFILIDPKGNVVDADAARPSDPALRAQLDKLLK; this is encoded by the coding sequence ATGAAAAAAACCTTTTTACTATTCCTTTTTGCATCTGCCTGCGCCTTTGCCCAGGACCAGGTAAAATTTGCCGCCAAAATACAAAACCGCAATAGCGACACGCTTCACATCCAGTCGCGCACCCTGAACAAACTGTTGGTTTCCGATGCCAACGGTAACTTTAAAGACGCATTTGCCGTGCAGCCAGGTTTTTACCAATTATTTGATGGCTCTGAGGTTGCCACTATCTATCTGAAGAATGGCTACGACCTGGCCATGACAATGAATGCTAAAATGTTTGACGAAACAATTTCGTTTAAAGGTAATGGCGAGAAGGAAAACAACTACATCGCTAAAAAATTCATGGATATTGAGGCAATGGAAGAAAAGCTTGCCACGGCAAAAGACAATGCCGCTATTACGAAAATTGTGGATGAGACATTTAAAAAGTTGGAATCAGGGCTTGCTGACAAATCACTGGATGAAAACTTCAGGACACTGATGACAAAGCAGCTCGCCGCAGAAAAGACAAATAGTATGGAAGCAGCCGTCAAAATGCAGAAATTGCAGGCGATGAAAGGCAAGCCATCACCGCAGTTTGCATACGAAAATCATAAAGGCGGCACGACCAAACTGGCCGACCTGAAAGGCAAATACGTCTATATAGATGTATGGGCTACATGGTGCGGCCCATGCAGGCAGGAAATCCCCTTCCTTCAAAAGATAGAAGAAGAGTACCACGGCAAGAAGATAGAATTCGTAAGCCTGTCGATAGATACCAAAAAGGACTACGAAAAGTGGAGGAAAATGGTAACTGATAAATCACTTGGCGGTATCCAGCTAATCGCTGATAAAGACTGGAGCTCTGAGTTTGTAAAAGCGTACGGTATTGATTCCATACCAAGGTTCATACTGATAGACCCTAAAGGGAATGTGGTAGATGCCGATGCCGCAAGGCCGTCTGACCCGGCGCTTAGGGCACAGCTCGATAAGTTGCTGAAATAA